A genome region from Drosophila virilis strain 15010-1051.87 unplaced genomic scaffold, Dvir_AGI_RSII-ME tig00001837, whole genome shotgun sequence includes the following:
- the LOC138911651 gene encoding uncharacterized protein, which yields MKNYFVLESLGVSVSSNLLRSKEDERSMQIMEATTTYLKDEKRWQSGLLWLFDRIHIEFMKNTIHDYKQKGYNRRLKDTTNPKNQNTRLVWDAVAKVSGKLLNDCLLKLPDTLASLMGVLIRFRERPIAVSGDIREMFHQVKVRREDQAAQKFLWRDGDSSRFSETYVMPVMTFGGSCSLANYVKNRKRFGAEHPDAVKAICENRVVDDWLQSADAESQMIQLAETALEDVCDGLDKRISAQDEAQEKVLGLWWQPAQDLLTFVVKPYLFAEASKKRPTKRRVLSVVTSIFDPLGLLGFFNIRAKIILQNLWRSNIGWDDDLTKKRRSGLATLARSSFKVEYRPYSTVYEVGEPNLDCTDAHIRGRQY from the exons ATGAAGAACTATTTTGTCCTGGAGTCACTAGGTGTGAGCGTCTCCTCAAATCTGCTGAGATCCAAAGAAGACGAACGCTCCATGCAGATAatggaggcaacaacaacttatcTGAAAGACGAAAAGCGCTGGCAGTCTGGCCTGCTATGGCTGTTTGATCGCATTCATATTGAGTTCATGAAAAATACGATTCACGACTACAAACAGAAAGGATATAACCGTCGGCTGAAGGATA CCACCAATccgaaaaatcaaaatacacGCTTGGTATGGGATGCAGTCGCCAAAGTTAGTGGCAAGTTGCTGAACGATTGTTTGCTTAAACTCCCAGATACACTAGCATCTTTGATGGGGGTGCTAATACGCTTCAGGGAGCGCCCCATCGCCGTATCCGGAGACATACGGGAAATGTTTCATCAGGTCAAGGTGCGCCGAGAAGACCAAGCGGCTCAGAAGTTTCTCTGGCGTGATGGAGATTCGTCACGCTTTTCTGAAACGTACGTTATGCCAGTCATGACGTTCGGAGGATCCTGTTCGCTAGCAAATTACGTCAAGAATCGCAAGCGGTTCGGAGCGGAGCATCCGGACGCCGTAAAGGCGATTTGTGAAAACAGAGTTGTAGACGACTGGCTGCAGTCGGCAGATGCAGAATCCCAAATGATACAGTTAGCTGAGACT GCGCTGGAAGACGTCTGTGATGGCTTGGACAAGCGTATCAGCGCTCAAGATGAAGCGCAAGAAAAGGTATTGGGCCTGTGGTGGCAACCTGCACAAGATCTGTTGACGTTTGTGGTAAAGCCGTACTTGTTTGCCGAAGCTTCTAAGAAGCGCCCAACTAAAAGACGCGTTTTAAGCGTGGTCACGTCTATTTTCGACCCGCTTGGGCTGCTGGGATTCTTTAATATACGCGCCAAGATCATCCTTCAGAATTTATGGCGATCCAACATCGGATGGGATGACGACCTTACCAAAAAAAGACGAAGTGGATTGGCGACACTGGCTAGATCTAGTTTCAAAGTTGAATACCGTCCGTATTCCACGGTGTATGAAGTGGGTGAGCCGAACCTAGACTGTACAGATGCACACATTCGTGGACGCCAGTATTAA